The Syntrophales bacterium region TCTGGTCGAGCATGTACGGAAACACCGAAAAAGTCGTCGCCGCGATGATCCAGGGCGCCCGCAGCGAGGGAATCCCCGTCCATGTTTACCGTACGCCGAAGGATGACATCGGTTTCATCCTAGCCTCGGCGTGGAAATCGGCAGGCCTTATAATCGGAATGCCTACCTACGAGTACAGGATGTTTCCCCCGATGGCCTGGGTGCTCGATATGTTTGCCCGCAAGAAGGTGATGAATAAAAAAGTGCTGCGCTTCGGTTCCTTCGGCTGGTCGGGCGGCGCTCAGCGCGAGCTGGAGACGCTGACAGAGAAACTCAAATGGGATTTCATGAATCCCGTGGAATGGCAGGGAGCGCCGACCGAGGAGACGCTGAGCCTCGCGGCGGCCAGCAGCAGGGAACTGGCGGCGAAAATAAAAACCGAATTCGGGAAATAGATATTTTTCATTCATCCGGGAAAGGGAGTGCCTTAACAAAGAAGGGATTTTCTTGTGGCCGTTTCTTGCAGGTTAAAACTTTGACTACAACTCAAAGGAGGATGACTATGGGTGTAATGGTAGGCAAACCGGCGCCTGATTTTACGGCAAAAGCATTTCACAAGGGAGGGGCGAAACAGATCAAACTTTCCGATTATCGCGGCAAGTGGGTTATGATCTGTTTCTATCCAGCAGATTTCACGTGTGTATGACCAACCGAAATCTCTGCGGTCGCAGAGAAATATCCTGAATTCAAAAAACTGAAGGTTGAGGTTCTCGCGGCCAGCGTGGACAGCAACTTTTCCCACAAGGTATGGCAGGAAGTCGAACTGTCCAAGATGGTTAAAAGTGGCATCCCCTTTCCGATGATCGCTGATTCCGGAGGCAAGATAGGCGCCATGTACGGTGTTTATGATGAGGAGGGTGGAGTCGATGTTCGCGGCCGCTTCCTGATCGATCCGGAGGGAGTTCTACAGGCAATGGAGGTCCTCACCCCCCCTGTCGGCAGAAATGTTGTCGAAGTTC contains the following coding sequences:
- the prxU gene encoding thioredoxin-dependent peroxiredoxin (Most members of this family contain a selenocysteine.); this encodes MVGKPAPDFTAKAFHKGGAKQIKLSDYRGKWVMICFYPADFTCVUPTEISAVAEKYPEFKKLKVEVLAASVDSNFSHKVWQEVELSKMVKSGIPFPMIADSGGKIGAMYGVYDEEGGVDVRGRFLIDPEGVLQAMEVLTPPVGRNVVEVLRQLKAFQHHQKTGELMPSGWQPGKPTLPPETQALSRAGHVWEIWKVENAF